A window of Pedococcus badiiscoriae genomic DNA:
CGCACGGCCAGGGAGCGGAGGCCGACCGCATCGTCGACGAGATCGAGGCGTCGGTGCAGGCACAGGGCAAGACGCTGGCCCCGGTCGACGAGAGCAGGGCGATGTCCATCAAGGCACGGGAGACGATCCCGTTCCGCGACCTGCTGCACGTCTTCGTCAAGAGGTACCCGTCGCGGACGGTCCTCGGCCTGACGATGATGATCACGCAGAGCTTCCTGTACAACGCGATCTTCTTCACCTACGCGTTGGTGCTGCAGAACTTCTACCACCTGGACAAGTCGGCGGCCGCGATCTACTTCATCCCGTTCGCCATCGGCAACCTGGCCGGACCGCTGCTGCTCGGCCCCCTGTTCGACACCATCGGCCGGCGCAAGATGATCTTCTCGACCTACCTGGTCGCCGGCCTGGTCCTGCTCGTGTCGGCGTTCCTGTTCAAGGCGGGCACGCTCAACGCGACGACCCACACGATCTTCTGGTGCGTGTCGTTCTTCTTCGCCTCGGCGGGCGCGTCCTCGGCATACCTGACGGTGAGCGAGATCTTCCCGCTCGAGGTGCGCGGTCAGGCCATCTCGTACTTCTTCGCCATCGGCCAGATCTTCGGCGCCCTGGGTCCGGTCCTGTTCGGCGCCCTCGTCGGACAGGGCAAGGAGCGGACCCCGCTGTTCTGGGGCTACGTCCTGGCCTCGGCGATCATGATCATCGGCGGCCTGGTGGCGATCCGGATCGGTGTCGATGCCGAGGGCAAGGGACTGGAGGACATCGCCGACCCGTTGAGCAAGGTCAGCGACGAACCGCCGCTCGAGCCGGCCCGCGCGTAGGGAGGTGGCCACGATGAGAGCTCTCGACGAGACGCAGCCCTACACGATCGTGGTCGGCGTGAGCGCGACCTCCAAGTCACCCACCGCCCTGCACTGGGCCGCGGAGCTCGCGGCCCTGCGTGGTGGGCGCGTCGTCGCAGTGCGGGCCTGGCGCCCCACGCCACCCCAGACCGCCTCGCGGGTCACGCCGGCCCCGATCACCGAGGACGCGCGGGCTGCCGAGGAGCAGGCGCTGGCCGACCTGCAGGCCGACGTCGCAGAGGTGCTCGGAGGCGGCCACGGTGTGGAGGTCCGGCTGGTGCACGGCGGCAAACGGCGTGCCCTGCTCGCGGCTTCCGAGCGGGCGGACCTGCTGGTCATCGACGCCCCCCGCCGGCTCGATCTCACGGCGCTACCGGGCTTCGCCATGCGCCTGGTCAACGGCGCGAGCTGTCCCGTCGTGGTCATGCCGCCGCGGGTCTCGGGAGCGCCTCGCACACCGCTCGAACGAGCGGCCGAGACCGTGGCCCGCAACGTCACCGAGGCGGCCGGTCGCGCCGGCCGGCCCGGCCTGAGCCACCCGAGTCCACCGCACTGACGGAGGCTCGCGGCGTAAAACGGTAGTTGCGCGGGCTTCCGCCCAGCAGCAGGTGGGCGGAAGCCCACGCAACCACCGTGTTGGGCGGGTCAGGGCCTCACAGCTCGAGCAGCATCACGTGCAGGCCAACCCGACCGTGGGTCCTCGACTCGAAGGCCCCCGGGACCGTGCCCAGGATCCGGAATCCGAGGCCCTGCCAGAGCCCGACCGCAGCCGTGTTGGTCTCCACCACCGCGTTGAACTGGATGCCTGCGAAACCCTCGCGACGATGCCACGCGATCATGTCCTCGGCCAGCGCCCGCCCGACCCCCTTGCCGCGGGCAGCCGACCCCACCATGAAGCTGGCCGTCCCGAGGTGCGAGCCGCGTCCCGGACGGTTCGGACCCATCTTGGCGCTCCCCAACAGGGTGCCGTCGTCGTCGACCGCCACCACGGTGCGCCCTGGTGCGGCCTCGAACCACAGGTCACGGACCTGGTCGTCGCGCAGGCCCCCCGGATAGGCATACGTCTCACCGGCATCGACGATCTCGCGGAAGATCGGCGCGAACGCGCTGAGGTCGGACTCGGTGATGTCGCGGATCTCCACCGGCCCCACGCTAGCCCAGCCCCGGCGGCGGGCTCAGGCGCCCGAGTCGTTGACCCGAAGCACGCTCTCCTGCGACGGGAGCTCGTCCTGCCTGACAAGGCCCACCGGGCAGGTCATGCCGTTGGGCCCGTGGTTGCAGTAGCCGCCGGGGTTCTTGTAGAGGTACTGCTGGTGGTAGTCCTCGGCGTAGTAGAACGCGCCGGCGTCCTCGGCTGAACGCAGCTCGGTGGTGATCGTGCCGAACCCGTTGTCCGACAGCACCTTCTGGAAGGCCTCGCGCGTCGCCTCCGCGGCCCGCTCCTGGTCCGGGGTCGTCCAGTAGATGGCCGACCGGTAGGCCGTGCCGATGTCGTTGCCCTGGCGGTTGCCCTGGGTCGGGTCGTGGTTCTCCCAGAACTCCTTGAGCAGCAGCTCGGGGGTGGTCTGCTCCGGGTCGTAGGCGACCAGCACGGTCTCGGCGTGCCCGGTCTGCCCGGTGCAGGTCTCCTCGTAGGTGGGGTTCGGCGTCAGGCCGCCCATGTACCCGGCCGCCGTCGTGACCACGCCCGGCTGCCTCCAGAAGATCCGCTCCGCACCCCAGAAACAGCCCATCGCCACGTAGAGGACCTCCGTGCCGTCCGGCCAAGGGCCCTCGAGCGGGGTGTGCAGGACGACGTGCTCCCCGGCGATGTGGAACGGGCCCTGCTCGCGTCCTCGCAGGGCGGTCTCGGCGGTGGGCAGGGTCGTCTTGGCGCGGGATCCGAATATCACGCCTCGTCCAACGCCTCCGCGCTCGCGACTGTTCCGGGCGCGGCCGCGACCCCGAAACGCGGTGGCGTCGTGCGAGCTTGCCCGGCAGGGTTGGGGCATGGTGACCATCGAGCTGATCGACGACCCCGACGGTCGGCAGCGAGAGCTGTTCGACGACTGGGCCGAGGTCTTCGCTGCGGACGGCCGCCACCAGTTCGGGCCCGAGCACGCGTCGTGGACGGCGGACGAGCTGCGTGAGACGGGCCGCAGCACCGACCGTCCCCGGATCTCCTGGGCAGCGGTCGACGCCTCCGGCACGGTGCTGGGCTCGGCCGGGCTGGTGATGCCTCAGCGCGACAACCGCGCGCAGGGCCTGGTCATAGTCGTGGTGCACCCCGACCACCGTGGCCGCGGTGTCGGCACGAAGCTGCTCGGCACCGTCGAGGCGGCCGCGCAGGAGCACGGACGGACTGTCCTGCTCGCGGAGACCCAGTGGCTGGTGGGGGAGCGCGACGAGAGCGGTGAGGACTTCGCCGCCCGCCAGGGGTATGCCGGGGCGCAGACCGTCCTGCGCAGCAGCCTCGCCCTGCCCGCGGACCGAACGCGGCTGGAAGCCGCACTGCAGCCGGGCCGCGACGACGGTTACGTCCTACGGACCTGCTGGGACGGCATACCCCAGGAGTGGTGGGCAGGGCGGGCTGAGCTGAGCCGGCGGATGAGCACCGACATCCCGATGGGCGACCTCGAGCTCGAGGAGGAGCGCTGGGACGAGGAGCGGGTGATCCGCGAGTACGAGCGGGTCGCGGCGATGGGTCGACGCGTGGTCGACACCTTCGCGGTCCTCGAGGCGACCCGTGAGCTGGTCGGCTACACCCAGGTGCAGGTGCCGCGGTCCGAGCCTCGGGTCGGCTTCCAGCACGACACCCTCGTCGTGGGCGAGCACCGCGGGCACCAGCTGGGGTTGCGGATGAAGGCGGCGTCCGCCCTCGCCCTCATGCAGGAGTCGCCGGACACCCGCTCGGTGCGGACCTGGAACGCGGACGACAACGCTGCGATGCTGCGGGTCAACCGCACGATCGGCTACGTGCACGACGCGATGATGCGTGAGTGGCAGAAGACGCCATGAGGGACGACCCGGTCGACGCCGACCTCGGAAGGGTGCTGGCGATCCACGTCGCCAAGGCCACCAAGCTGCCCATGCGGCCGGTCGAGTCGGTCGTGG
This region includes:
- a CDS encoding MFS transporter codes for the protein MTTAAVPTDSGAVRSLIPFRMDRLPWARFHWLVVVGLGVSWILDGLEIQLVSNAGFQDTLHMSSTEVGFAGTIYLIGQVVGALTFGRLTDRLGRKRLFIITLAIYLVGSGIAGLAWTPWFLYLWRFVAGLGIGGEYTAINSAIDELIPAKYRGRVDIAVNGTYWAGALLGAFASFWLLDTSHVAQNVGWRVAFFIGPVMGLVIIWLRRHIPESPRWMVTHGQGAEADRIVDEIEASVQAQGKTLAPVDESRAMSIKARETIPFRDLLHVFVKRYPSRTVLGLTMMITQSFLYNAIFFTYALVLQNFYHLDKSAAAIYFIPFAIGNLAGPLLLGPLFDTIGRRKMIFSTYLVAGLVLLVSAFLFKAGTLNATTHTIFWCVSFFFASAGASSAYLTVSEIFPLEVRGQAISYFFAIGQIFGALGPVLFGALVGQGKERTPLFWGYVLASAIMIIGGLVAIRIGVDAEGKGLEDIADPLSKVSDEPPLEPARA
- the msrA gene encoding peptide-methionine (S)-S-oxide reductase MsrA; translation: MFGSRAKTTLPTAETALRGREQGPFHIAGEHVVLHTPLEGPWPDGTEVLYVAMGCFWGAERIFWRQPGVVTTAAGYMGGLTPNPTYEETCTGQTGHAETVLVAYDPEQTTPELLLKEFWENHDPTQGNRQGNDIGTAYRSAIYWTTPDQERAAEATREAFQKVLSDNGFGTITTELRSAEDAGAFYYAEDYHQQYLYKNPGGYCNHGPNGMTCPVGLVRQDELPSQESVLRVNDSGA
- a CDS encoding GNAT family N-acetyltransferase → MVTIELIDDPDGRQRELFDDWAEVFAADGRHQFGPEHASWTADELRETGRSTDRPRISWAAVDASGTVLGSAGLVMPQRDNRAQGLVIVVVHPDHRGRGVGTKLLGTVEAAAQEHGRTVLLAETQWLVGERDESGEDFAARQGYAGAQTVLRSSLALPADRTRLEAALQPGRDDGYVLRTCWDGIPQEWWAGRAELSRRMSTDIPMGDLELEEERWDEERVIREYERVAAMGRRVVDTFAVLEATRELVGYTQVQVPRSEPRVGFQHDTLVVGEHRGHQLGLRMKAASALALMQESPDTRSVRTWNADDNAAMLRVNRTIGYVHDAMMREWQKTP
- a CDS encoding GNAT family N-acetyltransferase, with protein sequence MEIRDITESDLSAFAPIFREIVDAGETYAYPGGLRDDQVRDLWFEAAPGRTVVAVDDDGTLLGSAKMGPNRPGRGSHLGTASFMVGSAARGKGVGRALAEDMIAWHRREGFAGIQFNAVVETNTAAVGLWQGLGFRILGTVPGAFESRTHGRVGLHVMLLEL
- a CDS encoding universal stress protein, translated to MRALDETQPYTIVVGVSATSKSPTALHWAAELAALRGGRVVAVRAWRPTPPQTASRVTPAPITEDARAAEEQALADLQADVAEVLGGGHGVEVRLVHGGKRRALLAASERADLLVIDAPRRLDLTALPGFAMRLVNGASCPVVVMPPRVSGAPRTPLERAAETVARNVTEAAGRAGRPGLSHPSPPH